In a genomic window of Sarcophilus harrisii chromosome 4, mSarHar1.11, whole genome shotgun sequence:
- the LOC111719354 gene encoding histone H4 yields MSGRGKGGKGLGKGGAKRHRKVLRDNIQGITKPAIRRLARRGGVKRISGLIYEETRGVLKVFLENVIRDAVTYTEHAKRKTVTAMDVVYALKRQGRTLYGFGG; encoded by the coding sequence ATGTCTGGACGCGGAAAAGGAGGCAAGGGGCTTGGTAAGGGGGGAGCCAAGCGGCACAGGAAGGTGCTCCGGGATAACATCCAGGGCATCACCAAACCCGCCATCCGCCGTCTGGCTCGGCGTGGGGGCGTCAAGCGTATCTCGGGGCTCATTTACGAGGAGACCCGCGGGGTGCTGAAGGTGTTCCTGGAGAACGTGATCCGGGACGCCGTCACCTACACCGAGCACGCCAAGAGGAAGACGGTCACCGCCATGGACGTGGTCTACGCCCTTAAGCGCCAGGGCCGCACTCTCTACGGCTTCGGCGGCTAA